Proteins encoded by one window of Primulina huaijiensis isolate GDHJ02 chromosome 1, ASM1229523v2, whole genome shotgun sequence:
- the LOC140962688 gene encoding uncharacterized protein isoform X1 produces MTRQIVLRPPGSMVDRRKPLLENSDCRSRGGVRKVRLAEVAGGTAAECVAVCCCCPCGIVNLLLLAVYKLPAGLCRKALRRKRRMKLMKKGLLQPRKCGCDEKEVQMHSVAMVNTLETGDNKEVIELEKEMWEKFYSAGFWRSSSQRSEK; encoded by the coding sequence atgaCAAGGCAAATCGTGCTGCGTCCGCCAGGTTCGATGGTTGACCGGCGGAAGCCGCTGCTGGAGAACTCAGACTGCAGGTCACGGGGCGGCGTGAGGAAGGTGAGGCTGGCGGAGGTTGCGGGAGGCACGGCAGCGGAGTGTGTAGCGGTGTGCTGCTGCTGTCCCTGCGGGATTGTCAACCTTCTTTTGCTGGCTGTGTACAAGTTGCCGGCGGGGCTATGCCGGAAGGCCTTGAGGCGGAAGCGGCGCATGAAGCTGATGAAGAAAGGGCTTCTGCAGCCACGGAAGTGCGGTTGCGATGAAAAGGAGGTGCAGATGCACTCGGTAGCCATGGTTAATACTCTGGAAACGGGGGACAACAAGGAGGTGATTGAGCTGGAGAAGGAGATGTGGGAAAAATTTTACAGCGCTGGATTCTGGAGGAGTTCTTCTCAAAGAAGTGAAAAATGA
- the LOC140962688 gene encoding uncharacterized protein isoform X2 encodes MVDRRKPLLENSDCRSRGGVRKVRLAEVAGGTAAECVAVCCCCPCGIVNLLLLAVYKLPAGLCRKALRRKRRMKLMKKGLLQPRKCGCDEKEVQMHSVAMVNTLETGDNKEVIELEKEMWEKFYSAGFWRSSSQRSEK; translated from the coding sequence ATGGTTGACCGGCGGAAGCCGCTGCTGGAGAACTCAGACTGCAGGTCACGGGGCGGCGTGAGGAAGGTGAGGCTGGCGGAGGTTGCGGGAGGCACGGCAGCGGAGTGTGTAGCGGTGTGCTGCTGCTGTCCCTGCGGGATTGTCAACCTTCTTTTGCTGGCTGTGTACAAGTTGCCGGCGGGGCTATGCCGGAAGGCCTTGAGGCGGAAGCGGCGCATGAAGCTGATGAAGAAAGGGCTTCTGCAGCCACGGAAGTGCGGTTGCGATGAAAAGGAGGTGCAGATGCACTCGGTAGCCATGGTTAATACTCTGGAAACGGGGGACAACAAGGAGGTGATTGAGCTGGAGAAGGAGATGTGGGAAAAATTTTACAGCGCTGGATTCTGGAGGAGTTCTTCTCAAAGAAGTGAAAAATGA
- the LOC140985293 gene encoding uncharacterized protein isoform X2 — MESNNGAQLDDEKKLNTEKINGEGSTLVETENISHREPVSGGKEVYKDLINEKKGVDSSGPEAKLSEFVSKSRASTQSKRDSNGNGPKNKSSKNQSTGSKGSVVLGRNTKPSLSQSLSFPAKGRHSDVMKRSIDTHPVKSQKNGAKPEHFEGVTSSGNAPRIRQSWPVKHENANGNAANPGSAGLVEKNSDHINNALPVKEEEDTGSITSSNATPQHKNNVSAFPFRLEERAEKRKEFYSKIEKKIHAKEVEVSNLEAKSKENQEAEIKQLRKSLTFKATPMPSFYKDPPPKAELKKIPTTRPVSPKLGRRKSTESTARNSIENGGSTLSPIVTKENQALDKSSEANGDKGNVVSVKKSIKSLESKPRTRQSLAAKKVKNGETEKKEVQINAPSSEEIRELENQVEECPENNFSNENGEFLGSTTSVAIASEVVTQG, encoded by the exons ATGGAATCGAATAATGGAGCTCAACTTGATGACGAAAAGAAACTCAACACAGAGAAAATTAATGGGGAAGGGTCAACTTTGGTTGAGACAGAAAATATCAGCCACAGAGAACCAGTTTCTGGTGGAAAAGAAGTGTACAAAGATTTGATAAACGAAAAGAAGGGTGTCGATTCTTCTGGTCCAGAAGCCAAATTGTCTGAATTTGTATCAAAAAGTAGAGCATCAACTCAAAGTAAACGAGATTCCAATGGTAATGGTCCAAAGAACAAATCATCCAAGAATCAATCTACTGGCTCGAAAGGATCGGTTGTGCTTGGCCGTAATACCAAGCCTAGTTTGAGCCAGAGCCTCTCGTTTCCAGCCAAAGGCCGCCACTCCGATGTTATGAAAAGAAGCATTGACACGCATCCAGTGAAGTCGCAGAAAAATGGTGCAAAACCAGAGCATTTTGAGGGCGTAACAAGTTCAGGGAACGCACCAAGGATTCGTCAATCTTGG CCAGTGAAACATGAAAATGCGAATGGAAATGCGGCCAATCCGGGTTCTGCTGG ATTGGTTGAAAAGAATTCAGACCATATCAACAATGCGTTGCCTGTTAAGGAGGAGGAGGATACTGGTTCCATTACTTCATC AAATGCTACTCCTCAACATAAGAATAATGTCTCAGCATTCCCATTTAGATTGGAAGAGCGTGCTGAAAAGCGAAAAGAG TTTTATTCGAAGATTGAGAAGAAAATACATGCCAAGGAAGTTGAAGTGAGCAATCTGGAAGCAAAATCCAAG GAGAATCAAGAGGCAGAAATTAAGCAATTGAGGAAGAGTTTGACTTTTAAAGCTACACCTATGCCGAGTTTCTACAAAGATCCCCCTCCAAAAGCTGAACTCAAGAAG ATTCCAACTACACGACCCGTATCTCCTAAGCTTGGAAGGCGTAAAAGCACTGAATCCACTGCTAGGAACTCGATTGAAAATGGAGGTTCCACTCTCAGTCCAATCGTAACTAAAGAAAATCAGGCGTTAGATAAGTCTTCTGAGGCAAATGGTGATAAGGGCAATGTGGTTTCGGTAAAGAAATCCATCAAAAGCTTGGAATCCAAACCTCGTACACGACAATCTTTGGCTGCTAAAAAAGTAAAGAATGGGGAGACAGAGAAAAAAGAAGTGCAAATCAATGCACCTAGCTCAGAAGAAATCCGAGAACTAGAGAATCAGGTTGAAGAATGTccagaaaataatttttccaaTGAAAATGGAGAATTTCTTGGTTCAACAACTTCGGTGGCAATTGCTTCTGAAGTTGTTACTCAAGGTTAA
- the LOC140985331 gene encoding calcium-transporting ATPase, endoplasmic reticulum-type-like encodes MEETFDEKAFKAWSWSVEQCLKEYEVKLEKGLSTSEVENRRERYGWNELKKEKGKPLWRLVLEQFDDMLVKILLVAAFISFVLAYLHGIENGESGFEAYVEPFVIVLILILNAIVGVWQEGNAEKALEALKEMQCDSGKALRDGYLVPDLPARELVPGDIVELRVGDKVPADMRVAVLMTSTLRVEQSSLTGEAMPVMKGTNPIFLDDCELQDKENIVFAGTTVVNGSCICIVVNIGMCTEIGKIQAQIHEASLEENETPLKKKLDEFGNRLTIAIGLICLMVWIINYKYFLTWEVVDGWPLNFQFSFDKCTYYFKIAIALAVAAIPEGLPAVITTCLALGTRKMAQRNAIVRKLPSVETLGCTTVICSDKTGTLTTNQMSVTEFVTLGQDATTTRIFRVEGTTYDPNDGGIVDWKCCDMDANLQAVAEICAVCNDAGIFCDGRLFKATGLPIEAALKVLVEKMGVPVSDARNKIRKAKLLSSYLIDYNTVKLVCCEWWNKRSKKVATLEFDRVRKSMSVIVREPSGQNRLLVKGAVESILERSSHVQLADGSIIPIDDPCKQLLLLRHLDMSSKGLRCLGLAYKEELGELSDYYTDNHPAHKKLLDHSSYSVIESGLIFVGVVGLRDPPRGEVQKAIDDCRGAGIKVMVITGDNKSTAEAICREIQLFSEDEDIQGKSFTSKEFMSLSRSQRLDILSKPGGKVFSRAEPKHKQDIVRMLKDMGEVVAMTGDGVNDAPALKLADIGIAMGISGTEVAKEASDMVLADDNFSSIVSAVAEGRSIYNNMKAFIRYMISSNVGEVVSIFFAAALGLPECMIPVQLLWVNLVTDGPPATALGFNPADVDIMQKAPRKSDDALINTWVFFRYMVIGSYVGIATVGVFILWYTQASFLGINLVEDGHTLVELSQLRHWGECSSWSNFTASPYTVVGGRLITFSNPCDYFSIGKVKPMTLSLSVLVAIEMFNSLNALSEDNSLIRMPPWRNPWLLLAMLVSLCLHCLILYVPILANVFGIVPLSLNEWLLVLLVSAPVVLIDEVLKFMGRRRRRLSLVTKAKKT; translated from the exons ATGGAGGAAACTTTTGATGAAAAAGCATTCAAGGCATGGTCATGGTCTGTTGAGCAATGTTTGAAAGAGTACGAAGTGAAACTTGAAAAGGGTCTAAGCACCAGCGAGGTGGAGAACAGGCGAGAGCGATACGGTTGGAATGAACTTAAGAAAGAGAAAGGAAAACCCCTTTGGAGACTCGTTCTCGAACAATTCGATGATATGCTTGTGAAGATACTCTTAGTCGCAGCCTTCATTTCATTTGTTCTGGCTTACTTGCATGGAATTGAGAACGGCGAGTCGGGGTTCGAAGCATATGTAGAACCTTTTGTGATAGTCTTGATATTGATCCTTAATGCTATTGTTGGTGTTTGGCAAGAGGGTAATGCCGAAAAAGCGCTTGAAGCTTTAAAAGAAATGCAATGTGATTCTGGAAAGGCATTAAGAGATGGATATTTGGTGCCAGATCTACCCGCACGTGAACTTGTACCAGGAGATATTGTAGAATTACGAGTTGGGGATAAAGTTCCGGCGGACATGCGAGTTGCCGTTTTGATGACATCGACCTTACGAGTCGAGCAGAGTTCACTGACTGGTGAGGCAATGCCGGTGATGAAAGGAACCAACCCCATATTCTTGGATGATTGTGAGTTGCAGGACAAAGAAAACATAGTTTTTGCTGGAACTACAGTTGTTAATGGTAGTTGCATCTGCATCGTTGTGAACATTGGAATGTGTACCGAAATCGGCAAGATACAGGCACAAATACATGAGGCATCGTTGGAAGAAAATGAGACCCCTTTGAAAAAGAAGCTAGATGAATTTGGTAATAGGCTTACTATTGCAATTGGCCTTATTTGTCTCATGGTTTGgataataaattacaaatattttctcacaTGGGAGGTCGTGGATGGATGGCCTCTTAATTTCCAGTTCTCTTTTGACAAATGCACTTATTATTTTAAGATAGCAATCGCCCTGGCAGTTGCTGCCATCCCCGAAGGTCTTCCTGCTGTTATTACCACCTGCTTAGCACTTGGTACAAGAAAAATGGCCCAAAGGAATGCTATAGTACGGAAGCTTCCAAGTGTCGAGACCTTAGGATGTACAACTGTTATTTGTTCAGATAAAACTGGTACCTTGACTACGAACCAGATGTCTGTGACAGAATTTGTTACATTGGGACAAGATGCTACAACAACAAGAATTTTCCGCGTTGAAGGTACAACTTATGATCCCAACGATGGAGGAATAGTTGACTGGAAATGCTGTGATATGGATGCCAATTTGCAAGCTGTTGCTGAAATTTGTGCAGTTTGCAATGATGCTGGAATATTTTGTGATGGTCGTTTATTCAAAGCGACAGGATTGCCAATTGAAGCAGCTCTTAAGGTTTTAGTTGAAAAGATGGGAGTTCCAGTGAGTGACGCAAGGAACAAGATCCGTAAGGCGAAGCTTTTGTCGAGCTATTTGATTGATTACAACACAGTTAAACTAG TGTGTTGCGAGTGGTGGAACAAAAGATCGAAAAAAGTTGCTACACTTGAATTTGATCGTGTCCGTAAATCAATGAGCGTTATCGTCCGTGAGCCTAGCGGGCAAAACCGACTTCTTGTCAAG GGTGCGGTTGAGAGTATTTTGGAGCGTAGTTCCCATGTCCAACTTGCTGATGGATCTATCATCCCCATCGACGATCCCTGCAAGCAACTGCTTCTATTGAGACACCTGGACATGAGTTCAAAGGGTCTGCGATGCTTAGGTTTGGCTTATAAAGAAGAACTGGGGGAACTTTCAGACTATTATACTGATAATCACCCAGCCCACAAAAAGTTACTTGATCATTCCTCTTACTCTGTTATAGAAAGTGGACTAATTTTTGTCGGGGTAGTCGGCCTAAGG GACCCTCCTCGTGGGGAAGTTCAGAAAGCAATTGACGATTGCCGAGGAGCAGGAATTAAGGTCATGGTGATCACTGGAGATAATAAGTCCACAGCTGAGGCTATTTGTCGGGAAATTCAGTTGTTTTCTGAGGATGAGGATATTCAAGGAAAAAGCTTCACCAGCAAAGAGTTCATGTCCCTTTCTCGCTCACAACGACTTGATATCTTGTCAAAACCGGGTGGCAAGGTTTTTTCTCGAGCCGAGCCTAAGCATAAGCAAGACATTGTGAGGATGCTAAAAGACATGGGAGAAGTTGTCGCAATGACTGGGGATGGTGTCAATGATGCACCTGCACTGAAGCTTGCTGATATTGGAATCGCAATGGGAATTTCTGGAACTGAG GTTGCCAAGGAAGCTTCAGATATGGTTTTGGCCGATGATAACTTTAGTTCTATCGTGTCAGCAGTTGCAGAGGGTCGTTCAATCTATAATAACATGAAAGCTTTTATAAG GTATATGATCTCATCTAATGTTGGAGAGGTCGTATCCATATTTTTCGCCGCTGCTCTTGGATTACCAGAATGCATGATACCTGTGCAACTGCTGTGGGTGAATTTGGTTACAGATGGCCCACCTGCTACGGCCCTCGGATTCAACCCTGCTGATGTTGATATAATGCAAAAAGCACCCCGGAAAAGCGATGATGCTCTTATCAATACTTGGGTTTTCTTCCGTTATATG GTGATTGGTTCATACGTTGGCATCGCTACCGTGGGAGTATTCATCTTGTGGTACACTCAGGCTTCATTCCTAGGGATAAATTTAGTTGAAGATGGGCACACGCTAGTCGAACTATCTCAACTTCGCCACTGGGGAGAATGCTCTTCTTGGTCAAATTTTACAGCTTCCCCATACACGGTTGTTGGCGGCCGTTTGATAACGTTTTCAAATCCTTGTGATTACTTTTCCATTGGGAAGGTTAAGCCAATGACACTGTCCCTCTCTGTTTTGGTTGCCATTGAAATGTTTAATTCTCTGAACGCTCTCTCAGAAGACAACAGTTTGATCCGGATGCCGCCATGGAGGAATCCTTGGCTTCTTTTAGCCATGTTGGTCTCTCTTTGCCTGCATTGTTTGATACTTTATGTACCAATTCTTGCAAACGTGTTCGGCATCGTTCCATTGAGTTTAAACGAATGGCTGCTGGTACTCTTGGTTTCAGCTCCTGTTGTTCTTATAGACGAAGTACTTAAATTCATGGGAAGGAGAAGGAGAAGATTATCGTTGGTTACCAAAGCAAAGAAAACATGA
- the LOC140985293 gene encoding uncharacterized protein isoform X1, with protein MESNNGAQLDDEKKLNTEKINGEGSTLVETENISHREPVSGGKEVYKDLINEKKGVDSSGPEAKLSEFVSKSRASTQSKRDSNGNGPKNKSSKNQSTGSKGSVVLGRNTKPSLSQSLSFPAKGRHSDVMKRSIDTHPVKSQKNGAKPEHFEGVTSSGNAPRIRQSWPVKHENANGNAANPGSAGLVEKNSDHINNALPVKEEEDTGSITSSNATPQHKNNVSAFPFRLEERAEKRKEFYSKIEKKIHAKEVEVSNLEAKSKVLEIRQETDENQEAEIKQLRKSLTFKATPMPSFYKDPPPKAELKKIPTTRPVSPKLGRRKSTESTARNSIENGGSTLSPIVTKENQALDKSSEANGDKGNVVSVKKSIKSLESKPRTRQSLAAKKVKNGETEKKEVQINAPSSEEIRELENQVEECPENNFSNENGEFLGSTTSVAIASEVVTQG; from the exons ATGGAATCGAATAATGGAGCTCAACTTGATGACGAAAAGAAACTCAACACAGAGAAAATTAATGGGGAAGGGTCAACTTTGGTTGAGACAGAAAATATCAGCCACAGAGAACCAGTTTCTGGTGGAAAAGAAGTGTACAAAGATTTGATAAACGAAAAGAAGGGTGTCGATTCTTCTGGTCCAGAAGCCAAATTGTCTGAATTTGTATCAAAAAGTAGAGCATCAACTCAAAGTAAACGAGATTCCAATGGTAATGGTCCAAAGAACAAATCATCCAAGAATCAATCTACTGGCTCGAAAGGATCGGTTGTGCTTGGCCGTAATACCAAGCCTAGTTTGAGCCAGAGCCTCTCGTTTCCAGCCAAAGGCCGCCACTCCGATGTTATGAAAAGAAGCATTGACACGCATCCAGTGAAGTCGCAGAAAAATGGTGCAAAACCAGAGCATTTTGAGGGCGTAACAAGTTCAGGGAACGCACCAAGGATTCGTCAATCTTGG CCAGTGAAACATGAAAATGCGAATGGAAATGCGGCCAATCCGGGTTCTGCTGG ATTGGTTGAAAAGAATTCAGACCATATCAACAATGCGTTGCCTGTTAAGGAGGAGGAGGATACTGGTTCCATTACTTCATC AAATGCTACTCCTCAACATAAGAATAATGTCTCAGCATTCCCATTTAGATTGGAAGAGCGTGCTGAAAAGCGAAAAGAG TTTTATTCGAAGATTGAGAAGAAAATACATGCCAAGGAAGTTGAAGTGAGCAATCTGGAAGCAAAATCCAAGGTGCTTGAGATCAGACAGGAAACCGAT GAGAATCAAGAGGCAGAAATTAAGCAATTGAGGAAGAGTTTGACTTTTAAAGCTACACCTATGCCGAGTTTCTACAAAGATCCCCCTCCAAAAGCTGAACTCAAGAAG ATTCCAACTACACGACCCGTATCTCCTAAGCTTGGAAGGCGTAAAAGCACTGAATCCACTGCTAGGAACTCGATTGAAAATGGAGGTTCCACTCTCAGTCCAATCGTAACTAAAGAAAATCAGGCGTTAGATAAGTCTTCTGAGGCAAATGGTGATAAGGGCAATGTGGTTTCGGTAAAGAAATCCATCAAAAGCTTGGAATCCAAACCTCGTACACGACAATCTTTGGCTGCTAAAAAAGTAAAGAATGGGGAGACAGAGAAAAAAGAAGTGCAAATCAATGCACCTAGCTCAGAAGAAATCCGAGAACTAGAGAATCAGGTTGAAGAATGTccagaaaataatttttccaaTGAAAATGGAGAATTTCTTGGTTCAACAACTTCGGTGGCAATTGCTTCTGAAGTTGTTACTCAAGGTTAA
- the LOC140985316 gene encoding fasciclin-like arabinogalactan protein 17: MDSQIYGVPNLVFFTLFAFLAITASALPENLLAKSSNAAAQINSNSVLVALLDSHYTELSELVEKALLLQTLEEAVSKHNITIFAPKNEALERDLDPEFKRFLLEPGNLKSLQNLLLFHMIPARIESKHWPVGVKKKSVHHASLCRDANGEKIQLTETNGEKIVGMAKVVKSDDIVRPDGIIHGIEGLLVPKSVQQDFNARRSLRATSAVIPEGAPEVDPRTHRLKKPAPPVPVGSSPILPIFDALAPGPSLAPAPAPGPGGPHHHFDGESQVKDFIQTLLHYGGYNEMADILVNLTSLASEMGRLVSEGYVLTVLAPNDEAMAKLTTDQLSEPGAPEQIMYYHLIPEYQTEESMYNAVRRFGKVKYDTLRLPHKVAAEEADGSVKFGQGEGSAYLFDPDIYTDGRISVQGIDGVLFPTEESKLPSKAATVAKVASKPRRGKLLEMACTLLGAVGQDSRVSSCY, translated from the exons ATGGATTCTCAGATCTATGGCGTCCCCAATCTTGTTTTCTTTACCCTTTTCGCTTTTCTGGCAATCACGGCTTCTGCATTGCCTGAAAATCTCTTGGCCAAATCCTCAAACGCGGCGGCACAAATCAATTCCAATTCGGTTCTTGTAGCCCTTTTGGATTCTCACTACACCGAGCTCTCGGAACTTGTGGAGAAAGCACTCTTGCTGCAGACTCTTGAAGAGGCCGTTTCTAAGCATAATATCACTATTTTTGCTCCTAAGAATGAGGCTTTGGAACGGGATTTGGACCCGGAGTTCAAGCGCTTCTTGCTGGAGCCTGGAAATCTCAAATCCCTGCAGAATCTTCTTCTGTTTCATATGATTCCAGCTCGCATTGAGTCCAAACATTGGCCCGTGGGGGTAAAAAAGAAGTCTGTTCATCACGCCAGCCTCTGCCGCGATGCGAATGGGGAGAAGATTCAACTGACCGAGACGAATGGTGAGAAAATTGTGGGAATGGCGAAGGTTGTCAAATCAGATGATATAGTTCGTCCAGATGGAATTATTCACGGCATTGAGGGATTGTTGGTCCCGAAATCTGTTCAACAAGATTTCAACGCGCGGCGGAGCTTGAGGGCGACCTCCGCCGTAATACCAGAAGGTGCACCGGAAGTTGACCCAAGGACCCACAGGCTGAAGAAACCTGCGCCGCCTGTACCAGTCGGTTCTTCTCCGATATTGCCCATCTTCGACGCTTTGGCTCCCGGTCCGTCCCTGGCTCCGGCACCGGCTCCCGGTCCTGGTGGACCGCACCACCACTTTGACGGCGAGAGTCAGGTCAAAGACTTCATTCAAACCCTCTTGCATTACGGAGGATACAACGAAATGGCGGATATCTTGGTGAATCTCACCTCGCTGGCTTCAGAAATGGGAAGATTAGTCTCAGAAGGTTACGTGCTCACAGTATTAGCTCCAAACGATGAAGCAATGGCGAAATTGACTACAGACCAATTAAGTGAACCCGGTGCCCCGGAGCAAATCATGTATTATCACCTGATTCCCGAATACCAAACAGAGGAAAGTATGTACAACGCGGTGAGGAGATTTGGGAAGGTAAAGTACGACACATTGAGACTGCCGCATAAGGTGGCGGCGGAGGAGGCCGACGGGTCTGTCAAATTCGGGCAAGGAGAAGGATCCGCCTACCTGTTTGACCCGGATATCTATACAGACGGGAGGATCTCTGTTCAGGGAATTGATGGGGTCCTGTTTCCAACAGAAGAAAGCAAACTTCCTTCTAAAGCTGCCACTGTTGCTAAAGTTGCTTCCAAACCAAGAAGAG GAAAATTGTTAGAAATGGCGTGTACATTGCTTGGGGCTGTTGGACAAGACTCTCGTGTCTCTAGCTGTTATTAA